One Pseudomonas rhizophila DNA window includes the following coding sequences:
- a CDS encoding dynamin family protein, with translation MSLDFSLSFEELEAAQSATTNPYLRDPGKGLQLIASLVGQPRPNVGKAQRQQLPAALHRLINERFIELTSKGSFPGEAQALRELQALEASLENLALFPDLANKTVVGVGGGFSAGKSRLLNTLLGVDLLPESLEPTTAIPSFITRGEDGIVALNTFNQQIRLDRDGLQAITHAFTSHYRDSLDEAFGFAHVLKLLMLHCASFAWSNLAFLDTPGYSKVDALGSTDSDETIALKQLTEADHVMWLLSARNGSIRQDDLAFLRSLDHPGPIFFVVTQADLVGRSSIDAILHSTAEAIEASGIPCAGLMAWAAPLGAEQGALIAGDDIRVWLQTLDEAPKYTHHRRTCERVLDGYIQHNRENLSNSRRKLSLFNTLLPLQEKLPQSEQATLQELLQEQRTRQKVFAELVDAFTVLKNEMQEIIAQIIGDLAIDALSIEELYGKGLALHEEGDYDSAAVFFQHAAEQGNAAAQFQLGIYHELGQGVCVDERLAAQWYRKAKHQGHVQAQFYLGVCYENGVGVPENLQSAIACYLQAAEQGHAEAQYNLGICLTRGEGIAKDDEQALYWFEKAARQGHEEARFYVITRSAKNGSPAGQYALGVLYEKGLGVSQDLEKAIVAYRTAAEAGHADAQFELGRRYLNGEGLRKNSAHAISWLEKAAAQDHAKASSLLKKQQAIGPFWSPGTFATWQKILGKNSL, from the coding sequence ATGTCGCTTGATTTCAGCTTATCCTTCGAAGAGCTGGAGGCCGCGCAATCGGCCACCACCAACCCTTACCTGAGAGATCCCGGTAAAGGCTTGCAACTGATTGCCAGCCTGGTCGGACAGCCACGTCCGAACGTGGGCAAGGCGCAACGGCAGCAACTGCCCGCCGCGCTGCACCGACTGATCAATGAGCGCTTCATCGAGCTTACGTCCAAAGGCAGCTTTCCCGGTGAAGCCCAGGCGTTGCGCGAGCTGCAGGCGCTGGAAGCGTCACTGGAAAACCTTGCTCTGTTTCCCGACCTGGCCAACAAGACCGTGGTCGGCGTCGGGGGTGGTTTCAGCGCCGGCAAGTCGCGCCTGCTCAACACCCTGCTCGGCGTCGATCTGCTACCGGAGTCGCTGGAGCCAACCACGGCGATTCCCAGTTTCATCACCCGTGGCGAAGACGGTATCGTTGCGCTGAACACCTTCAACCAGCAGATTCGACTGGACCGCGACGGCCTGCAGGCCATCACCCACGCCTTCACCAGCCACTACCGCGACAGTCTCGACGAGGCGTTCGGTTTTGCCCACGTGCTCAAGCTGTTGATGCTCCACTGCGCAAGCTTCGCCTGGAGCAACCTGGCCTTCCTTGATACGCCTGGTTACAGCAAGGTAGACGCCCTTGGTAGCACTGACAGCGATGAAACCATTGCCCTCAAGCAACTGACCGAAGCCGATCATGTGATGTGGCTGCTCAGCGCCAGGAACGGTTCGATTCGCCAGGACGATCTGGCATTTTTGCGCAGTCTCGATCATCCCGGACCGATTTTCTTCGTCGTCACTCAGGCCGATCTGGTCGGCCGCTCCTCTATCGACGCCATCCTGCACAGCACCGCAGAGGCGATCGAGGCTTCGGGCATTCCTTGCGCCGGACTGATGGCCTGGGCAGCACCGCTGGGAGCCGAACAGGGAGCGTTGATTGCTGGTGACGATATTCGCGTGTGGCTCCAAACGCTGGACGAGGCTCCCAAGTACACCCACCACAGGCGCACTTGCGAACGTGTCCTAGACGGTTATATCCAGCACAACCGGGAAAACCTGTCCAACAGCCGCCGAAAATTATCGCTGTTCAATACCCTTCTGCCACTTCAGGAAAAACTGCCTCAAAGTGAACAGGCAACGCTACAGGAACTGCTCCAGGAGCAACGTACCCGGCAGAAAGTCTTTGCCGAACTTGTCGACGCCTTCACCGTTTTAAAGAACGAAATGCAGGAAATCATCGCGCAGATCATCGGTGACCTGGCCATTGATGCGCTTTCCATCGAAGAGCTCTACGGCAAGGGCTTGGCACTTCATGAGGAAGGCGATTACGACTCAGCGGCTGTCTTCTTCCAGCACGCCGCAGAACAGGGGAACGCCGCTGCCCAGTTTCAACTCGGCATCTATCACGAGCTTGGGCAAGGCGTGTGCGTAGACGAACGCCTTGCGGCGCAGTGGTACCGCAAGGCCAAACACCAGGGTCATGTGCAGGCCCAGTTCTACCTAGGCGTCTGCTACGAGAACGGTGTAGGCGTTCCAGAAAATCTGCAAAGCGCCATCGCCTGTTACCTCCAGGCCGCGGAGCAAGGACACGCCGAGGCTCAATACAACCTGGGCATTTGCCTGACCAGGGGAGAAGGGATTGCCAAAGACGACGAGCAGGCACTGTATTGGTTTGAAAAAGCAGCCAGGCAAGGTCACGAGGAAGCCCGCTTCTACGTGATCACACGATCAGCCAAAAATGGCAGCCCCGCCGGGCAATACGCTTTAGGGGTACTTTACGAAAAAGGCCTGGGTGTTTCCCAGGACCTGGAAAAAGCCATTGTGGCTTACCGCACAGCGGCCGAGGCAGGGCATGCCGATGCCCAATTTGAACTTGGCCGTCGCTACTTAAACGGCGAAGGACTGAGAAAAAACTCCGCTCACGCTATCAGCTGGCTGGAGAAGGCGGCTGCACAAGATCATGCCAAAGCATCTTCACTGCTCAAGAAACAACAAGCAATTGGCCCCTTTTGGTCGCCTGGCACATTTGCGACTTGGCAAAAAATTCTCGGGAAAAATTCGCTATGA